A genome region from Cervus canadensis isolate Bull #8, Minnesota chromosome 10, ASM1932006v1, whole genome shotgun sequence includes the following:
- the MC3R gene encoding melanocortin receptor 3 has translation MNASCCLHSAQPMLPNSSEHGAAPSFSNQSSSRFCEQVFIKPEVFLALGIISLLENILVILAVARNGNLHSPMYFFLCSLAVADMLVSVSNALETIMIAVVNSDYLRLEDQFIQHMDNVFDSMICISLVASICNLLAIAVDRYVTIFYALRYHSIMTVRKALALIVAIWLGCGICGVVFIVYSESKMVIVCLVTMFLAMLLLMGTLYVHMLLFARLHVKRIAALPPADGAAPQQHSCMKGAVTITILLGVFVFCWAPFFLHLVLIITCPTNPYCVCYTAHFNTYLVLIMCNSIIDPLIYAFRSLELRNTFKEILCSCNGMNLG, from the coding sequence ATGAATGCTTCGTGCTGTCTGCACTCAGCTCAACCAATGCTGCCTAACAGCTCAGAGCACGGCGCTGCCCCTTCCTTCAGCAACCAGAGCAGCAGCCGCTTCTGTGAGCAGGTCTTCATCAAGCCCGAGGTCTTCCTGGCCCTGGGCATCATCAGCCTGCTGGAAAACATCCTGGTCATCCTGGCCGTGGCCAGGAATGGCAACCTGCactcccccatgtacttcttcctctgcaGCCTGGCCGTGGCCGACATGCTGGTGAGCGTGTCCAACGCCCTGGAGACCATCATGATAGCCGTGGTCAACAGCGACTACCTGAGGCTGGAGGACCAGTTCATCCAGCACATGGACAACGTCTTCGACTCCATGATCTGCATCTCCCTGGTGGCCTCCATCTGCAACCTCCTGGCCATTGCTGTCGACAGGTACGTCACCATCTTCTACGCACTCCGCTACCACAGCATCATGACCGTGAGGAAGGCACTGGCCCTGATTGTGGCCATCTGGCTGGGCTGTGGCATCTGCGGTGTGGTGTTCATCGTCTACTCCGAGAGCAAGATGGTCATCGTGTGCCTGGTCACCATGTTTCTTGCTATGCTGCTGCTCATGGGCACCCTCTACGTGCACATGCTCCTCTTCGCCCGGCTGCATGTCAAGCGCATCGCCGCGCTGCCACCGGCTGATGGAGCGGCCCCTCAGCAGCACTCCTGCATGAAGGGGGCAGTCACCATCACCATCCTGCTGGGGGTCTTCGTCTTCTGCTGGGCCCCCTTCTTCCTCCACCTTGTCCTCATAATAACCTGCCCCACCAACCCCTACTGCGTCTGCTACACTGCCCACTTCAACACCTACCTGGTCCTCATCATGTGTAACTCCATCATCGACCCACTGATCTACGCCTTCCGGAGCCTGGAGCTGCGCAACACCTTCAAGGAGATCCTCTGCAGCTGCAATGGCATGAACTTGGGATAA